Proteins found in one Hyalangium gracile genomic segment:
- a CDS encoding tetratricopeptide repeat protein, whose product MAENLECPECHEPIAPDDFQCEQCELLLNPQVASGEYVITDPSIVRALLSPPQRTSSREMPASPPRTRVDDSVTARFSVPLDEDTVPYLVARLDTALQPLHPFVAYVASFIDGTQTVAALARAARLPEIEIKVVLKSLFEQNLVELHRQPAPAPPEDALPLLNGADFLEEGASSAPAPEAAMPPPPPPEAVEPPPPPRIEPPLPRNPFSLAPAPARPATNPPIPPRPSSPATPPPIARTAAPPTAARTSVPTPPPVRPPSRSTPTVTPLQEPPAPSRSQERNEDFLQRAVRLEREGQVDRAIELLKRGLARSAAPAPLYNKLALILVNQRKDYLQASELLERAVELEPHNPVFQQNLLKVVGLAANTPGLHGKKPRGILERITGRSS is encoded by the coding sequence ATGGCCGAAAACCTCGAATGTCCCGAGTGTCACGAGCCGATCGCGCCGGACGACTTCCAGTGTGAGCAGTGCGAGCTGCTGCTCAACCCGCAGGTCGCCTCGGGCGAGTACGTCATCACGGATCCGTCCATCGTCCGGGCGCTGCTGTCTCCGCCCCAGCGCACCTCCTCGCGGGAGATGCCCGCCAGCCCTCCACGCACCCGTGTGGACGACTCCGTCACCGCGCGCTTCTCCGTGCCCCTGGATGAGGACACGGTGCCCTACCTCGTCGCGAGGCTCGACACCGCCCTCCAGCCGCTCCATCCCTTCGTGGCCTACGTCGCCTCCTTCATCGATGGGACCCAGACGGTGGCTGCCCTGGCTCGCGCCGCCCGGCTGCCCGAGATCGAGATCAAGGTGGTGCTCAAGTCCCTCTTCGAGCAGAACCTCGTGGAGCTGCACCGTCAGCCCGCGCCCGCCCCTCCCGAGGACGCCCTGCCGCTCCTCAATGGCGCGGACTTCCTCGAGGAGGGCGCCTCCAGCGCTCCCGCTCCGGAGGCCGCCATGCCCCCGCCTCCACCTCCGGAGGCCGTTGAGCCTCCGCCTCCGCCCCGCATCGAGCCTCCCCTCCCGCGCAACCCGTTCTCCCTGGCTCCCGCGCCGGCCCGCCCCGCGACGAACCCTCCCATCCCTCCGCGCCCCTCCTCGCCCGCAACCCCTCCGCCCATCGCCAGGACGGCCGCGCCACCTACCGCCGCTCGGACTTCGGTCCCTACGCCTCCGCCGGTGAGGCCTCCCTCCCGCTCGACTCCCACGGTGACCCCGCTCCAGGAGCCCCCCGCACCCTCGCGCTCACAGGAGCGCAACGAGGACTTCCTTCAGCGCGCGGTGCGGCTCGAGCGCGAGGGGCAGGTGGATCGCGCCATCGAGCTGCTCAAGCGGGGCCTGGCTCGCTCCGCCGCCCCCGCCCCGCTCTACAACAAGCTGGCGCTCATCCTCGTCAACCAGCGCAAGGACTACCTGCAGGCGTCGGAGCTGCTCGAGCGCGCCGTGGAGCTGGAGCCGCACAACCCCGTCTTCCAGCAGAACCTGCTCAAGGTGGTGGGCCTGGCGGCGAACACGCCCGGGCTCCACGGAAAGAAGCCGCGCGGCATCCTCGAGCGCATCACCGGCCGAAGCTCCTGA
- a CDS encoding DUF58 domain-containing protein, with product MLPKDLIRRIRKLEIRTRKVVSDMLAGQYHSVFKGRGMAFSEVRQYQPGDEIRIIDWNVTARMNEAYVKVFTEERELTVMLVVDVSASKEFGSHERSKAEIAAEVAAQIAFSAIANNDRVGLILFSDQVEKVVPPRKGRSHVLRLISDILTFQPKGKGTDLGAGLTYLRQVAKRKAVTFLISDFIARDYEKPLRLVGRKHDLVPVVIADPMEVQFPKLGLVEMEDPETGDRFIVDTSDPRIRGRFARAMQAQRQERMRLFKKLELDHVELRAGDDHGKALAQFFRARARRMAA from the coding sequence GTGCTCCCGAAGGACCTCATCCGCCGCATCCGCAAGCTGGAGATCCGGACCCGCAAGGTGGTCTCGGACATGCTCGCGGGTCAGTATCACTCGGTCTTCAAGGGCCGCGGCATGGCCTTCTCCGAGGTGCGGCAGTACCAGCCCGGCGACGAGATCCGCATCATCGACTGGAACGTCACCGCGCGCATGAACGAGGCCTACGTCAAGGTCTTCACCGAGGAGCGCGAGCTCACGGTGATGCTCGTGGTGGACGTGTCCGCCTCCAAGGAGTTCGGCTCGCACGAGCGCAGCAAGGCCGAGATCGCCGCGGAAGTCGCCGCGCAGATCGCCTTCAGCGCCATCGCGAACAACGATCGGGTGGGGCTCATCCTCTTCTCGGACCAGGTGGAGAAGGTGGTGCCGCCGCGCAAGGGCCGCTCGCACGTGCTGCGGCTCATCAGCGACATCCTCACCTTCCAGCCGAAGGGCAAGGGCACGGACCTGGGCGCGGGCCTCACGTACCTGCGCCAGGTGGCCAAGCGGAAGGCGGTGACGTTCCTCATCTCGGACTTCATCGCCCGGGACTACGAGAAGCCGCTCCGGCTGGTGGGCCGCAAGCACGACCTGGTGCCCGTCGTCATCGCCGACCCCATGGAGGTGCAGTTCCCCAAGCTGGGCCTGGTGGAGATGGAGGACCCCGAGACGGGCGATCGCTTCATCGTGGACACGAGCGACCCGCGCATCCGCGGCCGCTTCGCGCGCGCCATGCAGGCCCAGCGGCAGGAGCGCATGCGCCTGTTCAAGAAGCTGGAGCTGGACCACGTGGAGCTGCGCGCCGGAGATGACCACGGCAAGGCGCTCGCGCAGTTCTTCCGCGCGCGGGCCAGGAGGATGGCGGCATGA
- a CDS encoding BatD family protein, whose translation MRRLLVLALLLGLSACGPRSAADGTPSQPLQAQVLDGGVPAAGGEPVKVEPWNVKGRVFPPQARIGEPFTYELTLTHSKDQRFELVPPKELEQFEVLEQSRQRLDSADRSVTTFSLKMSAFEIGQLTLPDLVFELTAPGVNQTVSVPGMQVEVVATLPKDADEQGASLFDFQPPTEVPIRSWRLVYVLLGLIALGLIGWAVVKWLRRPRPQVVAVKPLAPLNVRTLEALDKLKSEDLPAKGREKDFYFRLSEIIRGYLGERYGFEALECTSSELLASLRKLRTPGLPEEQLMRFVSESDMVKYAKAEASAESCAKSIAFGYELVEKTYVPPAPASPTPPPNAPGPRVS comes from the coding sequence ATGAGGCGCCTGCTCGTCCTCGCGCTGCTGCTCGGGCTGTCGGCCTGCGGTCCCCGCTCGGCGGCGGATGGCACGCCCTCGCAGCCGCTCCAGGCGCAGGTGCTGGACGGCGGAGTCCCCGCGGCCGGCGGCGAGCCCGTGAAGGTGGAGCCGTGGAACGTCAAGGGCCGCGTCTTTCCGCCGCAGGCGCGCATCGGCGAGCCCTTCACCTACGAGCTCACCCTCACGCACTCGAAGGACCAGCGCTTCGAGCTGGTGCCGCCCAAGGAGCTGGAGCAGTTCGAGGTGCTGGAGCAGTCCCGCCAGCGCCTGGACAGCGCGGACCGCTCGGTGACGACCTTCAGCCTGAAGATGTCGGCCTTCGAGATCGGCCAGCTCACGCTCCCGGACCTCGTCTTCGAGCTCACCGCGCCCGGGGTGAACCAGACCGTCTCCGTGCCCGGCATGCAGGTGGAGGTGGTGGCCACGCTGCCGAAGGACGCGGACGAGCAGGGCGCCAGCCTCTTCGACTTCCAGCCTCCCACCGAGGTGCCCATCCGCTCCTGGCGGCTGGTGTATGTGCTGCTGGGGCTCATCGCGCTGGGGCTCATCGGCTGGGCGGTGGTGAAGTGGCTGCGCCGCCCGCGCCCGCAGGTGGTGGCCGTCAAGCCGCTGGCCCCGCTCAACGTCCGCACGCTCGAGGCGCTCGACAAGCTCAAGTCCGAGGACCTGCCCGCCAAGGGCCGTGAGAAGGACTTCTACTTCCGGCTCTCGGAGATCATCCGTGGCTACCTCGGAGAGCGCTACGGCTTCGAGGCCCTGGAGTGCACCAGCTCGGAGCTGCTCGCCTCGCTGCGCAAGCTGCGCACGCCGGGGCTGCCCGAGGAGCAGCTCATGCGCTTCGTCTCCGAGTCGGACATGGTGAAGTACGCCAAGGCCGAGGCCTCCGCGGAGTCCTGCGCGAAGTCGATCGCCTTCGGCTACGAGCTCGTCGAGAAGACCTACGTCCCGCCCGCTCCCGCTTCCCCCACACCCCCGCCCAATGCCCCTGGACCTCGCGTTTCATAG
- a CDS encoding ABC transporter ATP-binding protein translates to MIEVHAATKVYRRGRTEVRALAGVSLTVPRGQFLSVMGPSGSGKSTLLNLLGALDVPSGGSIRIDGQELARMDDTALSTFRRERLGFVFQFFNLMPTLTAVENVMLPGLLAGRPRVALLAKAEALLETVGLRGRSEHRPDELSGGEMQRVAVARALLTEPALLLADEPTGNLDSKTGAEVLRLLREATRERQLTVVMVTHDPRAAEVGDRIVRLADGAIVGDEQVGPPPAP, encoded by the coding sequence ATGATCGAGGTGCACGCGGCGACCAAGGTGTACCGCCGCGGCCGCACCGAGGTCCGGGCGCTGGCGGGAGTGTCGCTGACGGTGCCTCGGGGGCAGTTCCTCTCGGTGATGGGGCCCTCGGGCTCGGGGAAGAGCACGCTGCTCAACCTGCTGGGAGCGCTGGATGTGCCCTCGGGCGGGAGCATCCGCATCGACGGGCAGGAACTGGCGCGGATGGATGACACCGCGCTCTCCACCTTCCGGCGGGAGCGGCTGGGCTTCGTCTTCCAGTTCTTCAACCTGATGCCCACGCTGACGGCGGTGGAGAACGTGATGCTGCCGGGGCTGCTGGCGGGCCGGCCTCGGGTGGCGCTGCTGGCGAAGGCCGAGGCGCTGCTGGAGACGGTGGGGCTGCGTGGACGCTCCGAGCACCGCCCGGACGAGCTCTCGGGCGGGGAGATGCAGCGGGTGGCGGTGGCGCGGGCGCTGCTGACCGAGCCGGCCCTACTGCTGGCGGACGAGCCCACGGGCAACCTGGACTCGAAGACGGGCGCGGAGGTGCTCCGGCTGCTGCGCGAGGCCACTCGAGAGCGGCAGCTCACGGTGGTGATGGTGACCCATGACCCGCGAGCCGCGGAGGTGGGAGACCGGATCGTCCGGCTGGCGGACGGCGCCATCGTGGGAGACGAGCAGGTAGGTCCGCCGCCCGCCCCCTGA
- a CDS encoding AAA family ATPase, with protein sequence MNTDIRALTERVQQESSFVELLNQETGKVIVGQRYMLERILIGLLCNGHVLLEGVPGLAKTLTVRTVSDALSATFMRIQFTPDLLPADLVGTMIYNQQSANFTVRKGPIFANIVLADEINRAPAKVQSALLEAMAERQVTIGDQSFPLPAPFLVLATQNPIEQEGTYPLPEAQVDRFMLKVKVGYPTREEEKVIMDRMSGGSSPRATKVIGLDHIAKARELVHAIYMDEKVKEYILNVVFATREPNKYGLKDLADYIQFGASPRATIALAQAARAHAFLRHRGFVTPEDVKAVAYDVLRHRVSVTYEAEAEELTSEKIIQRVFDRVEVP encoded by the coding sequence ATGAACACGGACATCCGCGCGCTCACCGAGAGGGTGCAGCAGGAAAGCAGCTTCGTCGAACTCCTCAACCAGGAGACCGGCAAGGTCATCGTCGGCCAGCGCTACATGCTGGAGCGCATCCTCATCGGCCTGCTCTGCAACGGCCACGTGCTCCTGGAGGGCGTGCCCGGCCTGGCCAAGACGCTCACCGTGCGCACCGTCTCCGACGCCCTCAGCGCCACCTTCATGCGCATCCAGTTCACGCCGGATCTGCTCCCGGCCGACCTGGTGGGCACGATGATCTACAACCAGCAGTCGGCCAACTTCACCGTCCGCAAGGGCCCCATCTTCGCCAACATCGTCCTCGCCGACGAAATCAATCGCGCCCCCGCCAAGGTGCAGTCCGCGCTCCTCGAGGCCATGGCCGAGCGCCAGGTGACGATCGGCGACCAGTCCTTCCCGCTGCCCGCGCCCTTCCTGGTGCTCGCCACGCAGAACCCCATCGAGCAGGAGGGCACCTACCCGCTGCCCGAGGCGCAGGTGGACCGCTTCATGCTCAAGGTGAAGGTGGGCTACCCCACCCGCGAGGAGGAGAAGGTCATCATGGACCGCATGTCCGGTGGCTCCAGCCCGCGCGCCACCAAGGTCATCGGCCTGGACCACATCGCCAAGGCTCGCGAGCTCGTTCACGCCATCTACATGGACGAGAAGGTGAAGGAGTACATCCTCAACGTGGTGTTCGCCACGCGCGAGCCCAACAAGTACGGCCTCAAGGACCTGGCCGACTACATCCAGTTCGGCGCCAGCCCGCGCGCCACCATCGCGCTGGCCCAGGCGGCTCGGGCGCACGCCTTCCTGCGCCACCGCGGCTTCGTCACTCCGGAGGACGTGAAGGCCGTGGCCTACGACGTGCTGCGCCACCGCGTCAGCGTCACCTATGAGGCCGAGGCCGAGGAGCTGACCTCGGAGAAGATCATCCAGCGCGTCTTCGATCGCGTCGAAGTCCCGTAA
- a CDS encoding vWA domain-containing protein, whose protein sequence is MPVLLFQAWRERRRRAVLRFSAAHVFLQQGRGLRTYLLPLLPLLRVVAVAAAIIAIARPQVRDSRVKDLNVEGIDIVVALDLSTSMEAGDFRPQNRLHVAKEVLSEFISNRVNDRIGLVVFAGAAYTQAPLTLDYGVLREVLKQLRTRVLEDGTAIGDALATSLNRLRDSEAKSRVVVLITDGDNNAGKIAPMDAANMGKALNIPVYTILVGKGGKVPFPQGQDLFGNTVWRDTEIPINPELLQDIASTTGGEYYRATDPEGLKEGLQKVLDSLERSKLMEGGASATYREDFHPYLLLAFGLAALELLLRATFLRVFP, encoded by the coding sequence GTGCCCGTGCTGCTGTTCCAGGCCTGGCGCGAGCGCCGGCGCCGGGCGGTGCTGCGCTTCTCCGCGGCGCACGTCTTCCTCCAGCAGGGCCGAGGCCTGCGCACCTACCTGCTGCCGCTGCTGCCCCTGCTGCGCGTCGTCGCCGTGGCGGCGGCCATCATCGCCATCGCCCGGCCCCAGGTGCGCGACTCCCGAGTGAAGGACTTGAACGTGGAGGGCATCGACATCGTGGTGGCGTTGGACCTGTCCACCTCGATGGAGGCCGGAGACTTCCGGCCGCAGAACCGCCTCCACGTGGCCAAGGAGGTGCTCTCCGAGTTCATCTCCAACCGCGTCAACGATCGCATCGGCCTGGTGGTGTTCGCCGGCGCCGCGTACACCCAGGCGCCGCTCACGCTGGACTACGGCGTGCTGCGCGAGGTGCTCAAGCAGCTGCGCACCCGCGTGCTGGAGGACGGCACGGCGATTGGCGACGCGCTGGCCACCTCGCTCAACCGCCTGAGGGACTCGGAGGCCAAGAGCCGCGTGGTGGTGCTCATTACGGACGGCGACAACAACGCGGGGAAGATCGCCCCCATGGACGCCGCCAACATGGGCAAGGCGCTGAACATCCCCGTCTACACCATCCTGGTGGGCAAGGGCGGCAAGGTGCCGTTCCCGCAGGGGCAGGACCTCTTTGGCAACACCGTGTGGCGCGACACGGAGATCCCCATCAACCCCGAGCTGCTGCAGGACATCGCGTCGACCACCGGCGGCGAGTACTACCGCGCCACGGACCCCGAGGGCCTCAAGGAGGGCCTCCAGAAGGTGCTGGACTCGCTGGAGCGCTCCAAGCTGATGGAGGGTGGAGCGTCGGCCACCTACCGGGAGGACTTCCACCCGTACCTGCTGCTGGCCTTCGGGCTCGCCGCGCTGGAGCTGCTCCTGCGCGCCACCTTCCTGAGGGTCTTCCCGTGA
- a CDS encoding tetratricopeptide repeat protein, translated as MRVLAWVLVLGLGSTAWAAGPLEVDHPLVAKGRAAYEAGKYEDALSAFEEAKRELPNDPAVEYNRAVALAQLGRAEEAKSAFQRVTESNRPELQGKAWYNLGNIHATTGARKEALQAYRRALKLDPNDELARHNYEVVLRNLPPPQQGGSDGGTDGGSDGGTDGGRPDAGQDGGKPQDGGTPVDGGTDGGDGGSDAGQADGGSDGGADGGGDGGADAGGDGGQQGEGQGDGGSDGGSDAGSGEGEGEGMDGGADGGTDSEEQTEYEVDAGVSPEDIDRQEAERLLDAMKQNEKNLQLWRFQQKKKQRKPNEKDW; from the coding sequence ATGCGTGTGCTCGCGTGGGTGCTCGTCCTGGGGCTGGGCTCCACGGCGTGGGCGGCGGGGCCGCTGGAGGTGGACCACCCGCTGGTGGCCAAGGGCCGCGCCGCGTACGAGGCGGGCAAGTACGAGGACGCGCTCTCGGCCTTCGAGGAGGCCAAGCGGGAGCTGCCGAATGATCCGGCCGTGGAGTACAACCGCGCGGTGGCGCTGGCCCAGCTCGGTCGGGCGGAGGAGGCGAAGTCGGCCTTCCAGCGCGTCACCGAGTCCAACCGGCCGGAGCTGCAGGGGAAGGCCTGGTACAACCTGGGCAACATCCACGCGACGACGGGGGCGCGCAAGGAGGCGCTGCAGGCGTACCGGCGCGCGCTCAAGCTGGACCCGAACGACGAGCTGGCCCGGCACAACTACGAGGTGGTGCTGCGCAACCTGCCTCCGCCGCAGCAGGGCGGCTCGGATGGAGGCACCGACGGCGGCAGTGACGGAGGCACCGACGGTGGGCGTCCGGACGCGGGGCAGGATGGAGGCAAGCCTCAGGACGGCGGCACTCCGGTGGATGGCGGAACGGACGGAGGCGACGGAGGTTCCGATGCGGGGCAGGCCGATGGTGGCTCGGATGGAGGCGCGGACGGCGGCGGTGACGGTGGAGCCGATGCGGGCGGAGATGGTGGGCAGCAGGGGGAGGGGCAGGGGGATGGCGGCTCGGATGGTGGCTCCGACGCCGGTTCGGGCGAAGGTGAGGGCGAGGGGATGGATGGTGGCGCGGATGGGGGCACCGACTCCGAGGAGCAGACGGAGTACGAGGTGGACGCCGGGGTCAGCCCCGAGGACATCGACCGGCAGGAGGCGGAGCGCCTGTTGGATGCGATGAAGCAGAACGAGAAGAATCTTCAGCTGTGGCGTTTCCAGCAGAAGAAGAAGCAGAGGAAGCCCAATGAGAAGGACTGGTAG
- a CDS encoding VWA domain-containing protein has product MFLGYHLGLAKPVYLALCAVGLLLGVVALVLSLRRRSRVRALLSERLAPKLAPGVSEWRPAVQGGLYGLGLLLFGFALAQPQCGSKSELTKRKGIDVVVVLDASKSMLARDVQPSRLERAKLELATLLDELKGDRVGLVVFAGDAFIQSPLTSDYSAVKLFLRAVDPEQMPQGGSNIGSALTLARQVLDNADRGAKERVIVLLSDGEDLFGEVREATDQLKDGNVQVLAIGVGSESGEPIPIYNRRGEFVDYKKDTNGETVITRMDRAGLSAIAAATGGEFFYQPRGVAMGQVVERIDKMQKSELESRVTMRYDERFQDYAVAGLVLLTAGMLLVPSSRRRPS; this is encoded by the coding sequence ATGTTCCTCGGCTACCACCTGGGCCTGGCGAAGCCCGTGTACCTCGCGCTCTGCGCGGTGGGGCTGCTGCTGGGCGTGGTGGCGCTGGTGCTGTCGCTGCGGCGGCGTTCCCGGGTGCGCGCGCTGCTGAGTGAGCGGCTGGCGCCGAAGCTCGCGCCCGGCGTGTCCGAGTGGCGTCCGGCGGTGCAGGGCGGCCTGTACGGGCTGGGGCTGCTGCTCTTCGGCTTCGCGCTCGCCCAGCCGCAGTGTGGCAGCAAGAGCGAGCTGACGAAGCGCAAGGGCATCGACGTGGTGGTGGTGCTGGACGCCTCCAAGTCCATGCTCGCCCGGGACGTGCAGCCCAGCCGCCTGGAGCGCGCCAAGCTGGAGCTGGCCACGCTGCTGGACGAGCTGAAGGGAGACCGGGTGGGGCTCGTCGTCTTCGCGGGCGATGCCTTCATCCAGTCTCCGCTCACCTCGGACTACTCCGCGGTGAAGCTGTTCCTCCGCGCGGTGGATCCGGAGCAGATGCCGCAGGGTGGCAGCAACATCGGCTCGGCGCTGACGCTGGCCCGGCAGGTGCTGGACAACGCGGACCGAGGCGCCAAGGAGCGCGTCATCGTCCTGCTGTCGGACGGCGAGGACTTGTTCGGCGAGGTGCGCGAGGCGACGGACCAGCTCAAGGACGGCAACGTGCAGGTGCTGGCCATCGGCGTGGGCTCGGAGAGCGGCGAGCCCATCCCCATCTACAACCGCCGCGGCGAGTTCGTGGACTACAAGAAGGACACCAACGGGGAGACGGTCATCACCCGGATGGATCGCGCGGGGCTGTCGGCCATCGCCGCGGCCACGGGCGGAGAGTTCTTCTACCAGCCTCGCGGCGTGGCGATGGGGCAGGTGGTGGAGCGCATCGACAAGATGCAGAAGAGCGAGCTCGAGAGCCGCGTGACGATGCGCTACGACGAGCGCTTCCAGGACTACGCGGTGGCGGGCCTGGTGCTGCTGACGGCGGGCATGCTGCTGGTGCCCTCCTCGCGCCGGAGGCCATCGTGA
- a CDS encoding BatD family protein codes for MRRTGSCGTALLAGLALLVAAPAWAEVEFYQSVDRNEVGTEDTLRLTVVVVDAPPSAQVQLPNPRDFDVLSTSRSSQRSIQLSGGGPAVIQDVTKHLLILRAKKAGRLTIPPATLITAGKTQRTEPVEVTVKPGRLGPPPGQAARPSLPDPFRNFPSADPFEEMDEAGDEPVIPRGDSDLFLRASLDRDEVFLGEQATLSLYIYSRVDLSSVDAVTMPKLEGFWSEDVESPTQLSGEQKVVNGVPYRAYLLRRRALFPVKAGTLTITPAEADITTGFLFAGHRVHRVSNGLKVKVKPLPPGGPAGMASANVGSWQLTMDVSPTRVELGQPITVKVILEGTGNVKNVSPPKLTAPSALKVYDPTTTDKLTPNKNKIQGRRMQEYLVMPQRTGTFTLPALEFPYFDPRRREYDVSRTDPITVTVEAGAGGVSSLGPTAAPLQDAASEQKNVLTAGGLRPLRYQARFVAPSTPLWRQAFFLPVVLAPVGLLFGAMLLGQVRGRLFAQTEAGRTRQQAKAARKRLAAAEKLVGEGSTSAFYAEVEKALMGFLEARLRIPVVGLTREALGEKMTAAGVAPARRSRVLFVLEACDMGRFGGGAELSERNRVLDEAEAVMEGWEK; via the coding sequence ATGAGAAGGACTGGTAGCTGCGGGACGGCGCTGCTCGCGGGCCTGGCCCTGCTGGTCGCGGCGCCAGCGTGGGCGGAGGTCGAGTTCTATCAATCGGTGGACCGCAACGAGGTCGGCACCGAGGACACGCTCCGCCTCACCGTGGTGGTGGTGGACGCGCCTCCGTCCGCCCAGGTGCAGCTGCCGAACCCGAGGGACTTCGACGTCCTGTCCACCTCGCGCAGCAGCCAGCGCTCCATCCAGCTGTCGGGCGGTGGGCCCGCCGTCATCCAGGACGTCACCAAGCACCTGCTCATCCTCCGGGCCAAGAAGGCGGGAAGGCTCACCATCCCGCCGGCCACGCTCATCACCGCCGGGAAGACGCAGCGCACCGAGCCCGTCGAGGTGACGGTGAAGCCTGGCCGCCTGGGGCCTCCGCCCGGTCAGGCCGCGAGGCCGTCCCTGCCGGATCCGTTCCGCAACTTCCCCTCCGCGGACCCCTTCGAGGAGATGGACGAGGCGGGGGATGAGCCCGTCATCCCTCGCGGGGACTCGGACCTGTTCCTGCGCGCGAGCCTGGACAGGGACGAGGTGTTCCTGGGCGAGCAGGCGACGCTTTCGCTCTACATCTACTCGCGGGTGGACCTGTCCAGCGTGGACGCCGTCACCATGCCGAAGCTGGAGGGCTTCTGGAGCGAGGACGTGGAGAGCCCCACGCAGCTGTCGGGCGAGCAGAAGGTGGTCAACGGGGTGCCCTACCGGGCGTACCTGCTGCGCCGCCGGGCGCTGTTCCCGGTGAAGGCGGGCACGCTGACCATCACCCCGGCGGAGGCGGACATCACCACGGGCTTCCTCTTCGCGGGCCACCGGGTGCACCGCGTGTCCAACGGGCTGAAGGTGAAGGTGAAGCCGCTGCCGCCGGGCGGGCCCGCGGGCATGGCCAGCGCCAACGTGGGCAGCTGGCAGCTCACGATGGACGTGAGCCCCACGCGGGTGGAGCTGGGCCAGCCCATCACCGTGAAGGTGATCCTCGAGGGTACCGGCAACGTGAAGAACGTCTCGCCGCCGAAGCTGACGGCGCCGTCGGCGCTCAAGGTCTACGATCCGACGACGACGGACAAGCTGACGCCCAACAAGAACAAGATCCAGGGCCGAAGGATGCAGGAGTACCTGGTGATGCCGCAGCGCACGGGCACCTTCACGCTGCCGGCGCTGGAGTTCCCCTACTTCGATCCGCGCCGCCGCGAGTACGACGTGTCGCGCACGGACCCCATCACCGTGACGGTGGAGGCGGGGGCGGGCGGAGTGTCCTCGCTCGGGCCGACGGCCGCGCCGCTGCAGGACGCCGCCAGCGAGCAGAAGAACGTGCTGACGGCGGGAGGCCTGCGCCCGCTGCGCTACCAGGCGCGCTTCGTGGCGCCGTCCACGCCGCTGTGGCGGCAGGCCTTCTTCCTGCCGGTGGTGCTGGCGCCGGTGGGGCTGCTGTTCGGGGCGATGCTGCTGGGGCAGGTGCGCGGGCGGCTCTTCGCGCAGACGGAGGCGGGCCGCACCAGGCAGCAGGCGAAGGCGGCGCGCAAGCGGCTGGCCGCGGCGGAGAAGCTGGTGGGCGAGGGCAGCACCAGCGCCTTCTACGCGGAGGTGGAGAAGGCGCTGATGGGCTTCCTGGAGGCGCGGCTGCGCATCCCCGTGGTGGGCCTCACCCGCGAGGCGCTGGGCGAGAAGATGACGGCGGCGGGAGTTGCGCCCGCCAGGCGCTCGCGAGTGCTCTTCGTGCTCGAGGCGTGTGACATGGGCCGCTTCGGCGGAGGCGCGGAATTGTCCGAGCGCAACCGGGTCCTCGACGAGGCCGAGGCCGTGATGGAGGGCTGGGAGAAGTGA
- a CDS encoding tetratricopeptide repeat protein, with product MNAITAILVTTLLGQGYYTPEEAQALFTQANEAYAREDYKAAQEGYEKLLSHGQGGPDVLYNLGTTYMAQGDLGRAVLSLERAWKQGGRAPDLEANLALARAQQKDKVEGVAVEEDFLTRLVKATPGEPIGWAFLGSWVLGFGLLLLFRFLTPGKRTWTAVLAVLSLLVALPTGGLLAAHAWVEHTVHDAVVLSPTMVAREFPKSDAKSLFEVHAGLKVRVLEETGRYVRIRLPNGLEGWTEREGVAEI from the coding sequence GTGAACGCCATCACCGCGATACTCGTCACCACGCTGCTCGGGCAGGGCTACTACACGCCCGAGGAGGCGCAGGCCCTCTTCACCCAGGCCAACGAGGCGTACGCCCGCGAGGACTACAAGGCCGCGCAGGAGGGCTACGAGAAGCTGCTCTCCCACGGCCAGGGTGGCCCGGACGTGCTCTACAACCTGGGCACCACCTACATGGCCCAGGGAGACCTGGGCCGCGCGGTGCTCTCGCTGGAGCGGGCGTGGAAGCAGGGCGGCCGAGCGCCGGACCTGGAGGCGAACCTCGCGCTCGCCCGCGCGCAGCAGAAGGACAAGGTGGAGGGCGTGGCGGTGGAGGAGGACTTCCTCACGCGCCTGGTGAAGGCCACCCCGGGCGAGCCCATCGGCTGGGCATTCCTGGGCTCGTGGGTGCTGGGCTTCGGGCTGCTGCTGCTGTTCCGGTTCCTCACACCCGGCAAGCGCACGTGGACGGCGGTGCTCGCGGTGCTGTCGTTGCTGGTGGCGCTGCCGACGGGCGGGCTGCTCGCGGCGCACGCCTGGGTGGAGCACACGGTGCATGACGCGGTGGTGCTCTCCCCGACGATGGTGGCGCGCGAGTTCCCCAAGAGCGATGCGAAGTCGCTCTTCGAGGTCCACGCCGGGCTGAAGGTGCGAGTGCTGGAGGAGACGGGCCGCTACGTGCGCATCCGCCTGCCCAACGGGCTGGAGGGCTGGACGGAGCGCGAAGGCGTGGCGGAGATATGA